A region of Roseobacter litoralis Och 149 DNA encodes the following proteins:
- a CDS encoding SURF1 family protein, which translates to MGRLAFLVVIGLGGAAILISLGVWQIQRLAWKEGVIAEIDSRIAADPVALPAQLDRARDAYLPVQVTGTLRADFLRILVSKKDVGAGYRIIRPMLHPDGDILIDLGFVTTENASGLKFEEGPPLSIVGNLQWPQEVDGFTPEPDLQSNIWFARDVDAMAAALGTRPILVVRRDAPQLGGPLSPMPVDTRVIPNDHLQYAVTWFSLATIWSLMTFFFLRRKSGATKS; encoded by the coding sequence ATGGGCCGGTTGGCGTTTCTGGTGGTTATCGGACTGGGCGGGGCCGCGATCCTGATCAGCCTCGGCGTCTGGCAAATACAGCGCCTTGCATGGAAAGAAGGCGTGATCGCTGAAATCGACAGCCGCATTGCAGCCGACCCTGTGGCGTTGCCGGCGCAACTTGATCGCGCGCGCGACGCCTATTTGCCCGTGCAAGTGACGGGGACATTGCGCGCGGATTTCCTGAGGATCCTTGTTTCCAAAAAAGACGTTGGCGCCGGGTACCGGATCATCCGGCCCATGTTGCATCCTGACGGTGACATTCTGATTGATCTGGGTTTTGTCACAACGGAAAATGCCAGCGGTCTGAAATTCGAAGAGGGCCCGCCGCTGAGCATTGTGGGAAATCTGCAATGGCCACAGGAAGTCGACGGATTCACACCCGAGCCGGACCTGCAGAGTAACATCTGGTTTGCCCGCGATGTGGACGCCATGGCAGCAGCGCTCGGAACGCGACCTATCCTTGTCGTGCGCCGTGATGCGCCGCAACTTGGCGGGCCTTTGTCGCCAATGCCTGTGGACACGCGCGTGATTCCCAACGATCACTTGCAATATGCGGTGACGTGGTTTTCCCTTGCGACGATCTGGTCCTTGATGACTTTCTTCTTTCTCCGCCGGAAATCCGGCGCAACCAAAAGCTGA
- the thrC gene encoding threonine synthase: MQYISTRGTAPVLNFEEAMLSGLARDGGLYVPKTIPQLSPDTISAMEGQRYEDIAYTVMRPFVGDVFTDTEFREIIGRAYAVFGHDARAPLKQLDQGHFLLELFHGPTLAFKDFAMQLIGQMFQTALGRKNERVTIVGATSGDTGSAAIEAFRGLSNVDVFIMYPHGRISEVQRRQMTTPTESNVHALAVDGDFDDCQARLKDMFNDFDFRDTVRLAGVNSINWGRVLAQVVYYFSAAVALGAPHRKVSFTVPTGNFGDVFAGYIAKQMGLPIDRLVVATNQNDILHRCLNGQGYHKGETVPSISPSMDIQVSSNFERALFDAYDREGPAIVQLMDELKAGGFDVSQGAMQVLQSHYTSGRASEQETSDTIARALKHSGELLCPHSAIGVKVADEERVIGTPMVTLATAHPAKFPAAVEAASGIHPPLPARMSDLYERSERVTRVPNDLDALKKHIKGHI; this comes from the coding sequence ATGCAATACATCTCGACCCGTGGCACCGCGCCTGTGCTGAATTTTGAAGAGGCGATGTTGAGCGGGCTTGCCCGTGATGGCGGTCTGTATGTCCCCAAAACAATCCCACAGCTGTCGCCCGATACCATCAGCGCGATGGAAGGCCAGCGCTATGAAGACATCGCCTACACCGTAATGCGCCCCTTTGTAGGGGATGTTTTCACGGACACGGAATTTCGCGAGATCATCGGGCGTGCCTATGCGGTCTTTGGCCATGACGCGCGCGCCCCGCTCAAGCAGTTGGATCAGGGGCATTTTCTGCTGGAGCTGTTTCATGGGCCTACGCTGGCCTTCAAGGACTTTGCCATGCAGCTGATCGGGCAGATGTTCCAAACAGCATTGGGGCGCAAGAACGAACGCGTGACGATTGTGGGGGCCACATCCGGTGACACCGGTTCTGCCGCGATTGAAGCATTTCGGGGCCTGAGCAATGTGGATGTGTTCATCATGTATCCCCATGGCCGCATTTCTGAAGTGCAGCGCCGCCAGATGACCACGCCGACCGAAAGCAATGTGCATGCTTTGGCCGTGGATGGTGACTTTGACGACTGTCAGGCGCGGCTCAAGGATATGTTCAACGATTTCGACTTCCGCGATACCGTGCGCCTTGCTGGGGTGAACTCGATCAACTGGGGCCGCGTGCTGGCGCAGGTGGTCTATTATTTTTCGGCAGCCGTCGCATTGGGCGCACCACACCGCAAGGTCAGCTTTACAGTGCCCACCGGCAATTTTGGAGACGTTTTCGCAGGCTATATCGCCAAGCAGATGGGCCTGCCAATTGACCGGCTGGTGGTGGCCACCAACCAGAACGACATCCTGCACCGCTGTCTGAACGGGCAGGGCTATCACAAGGGGGAAACAGTGCCCTCGATCAGCCCGTCGATGGATATTCAGGTCAGCTCAAATTTTGAACGCGCATTATTTGACGCCTATGACCGCGAAGGACCGGCCATCGTTCAGTTGATGGACGAACTGAAAGCCGGTGGGTTTGACGTAAGCCAAGGCGCGATGCAGGTCCTGCAGTCGCATTACACGTCGGGGCGTGCCTCTGAACAGGAAACGTCGGATACTATTGCGCGCGCGCTGAAACACAGCGGCGAGTTGCTGTGCCCGCATTCGGCCATTGGCGTCAAAGTCGCCGATGAGGAACGCGTCATCGGCACGCCCATGGTCACGCTGGCGACCGCCCACCCGGCTAAATTCCCGGCAGCCGTCGAGGCGGCATCGGGCATACATCCACCCTTGCCTGCACGTATGTCTGACCTGTATGAGCGCAGCGAAAGGGTGACCCGCGTGCCAAACGATCTGGACGCCCTGAAAAAACATATAAAAGGGCACATCTGA
- a CDS encoding M16 family metallopeptidase, with protein MTLNQHRLPNGFRIVTEHMPGLASASIGVWVTAGARHETPKQNGIAHFLEHMAFKGTKQRTALQIAESIEDVGGYINAYTSREVTAYYARVLQNDVPLALDVIADILLNPTLEEAEIEVERGVILQEIGQSLDTPDDVIFDWLQEEAYPDHPMGRTILGPTERVSQFSRADLQHFIGQHYGPEQMILSAAGAVDHDAIVRVAEELFGGMQAKPMFDVDAAQFLGGERRQTKALEQAHFALAFESPGYRDDRIYTAQIYASALGGGMSSRLFQEIRENRGLCYSIFAQAGAYADTGMTTIYAGTSAEQLGQLAEITIDEMKRAVDDMSPAEVARARAQMKAGLLMGLESPSNRAERLARLVQIWDRVPPLDETVAMIDAVTTGDVREFAREIAESAPAALALYGPVEGAPTLAALQERRAA; from the coding sequence GTGACATTGAACCAACACCGCCTGCCGAACGGCTTTCGCATCGTAACCGAACATATGCCGGGCCTTGCCTCGGCTTCTATCGGGGTCTGGGTCACTGCGGGGGCCCGTCACGAAACGCCCAAGCAAAACGGCATCGCCCATTTTCTCGAACATATGGCGTTCAAGGGAACAAAGCAGCGCACGGCCTTGCAGATCGCGGAAAGCATCGAGGACGTGGGCGGCTATATCAACGCTTATACCAGTCGCGAAGTGACGGCCTATTACGCGCGGGTGTTGCAGAATGATGTGCCGCTGGCGCTGGATGTGATTGCGGATATTCTGCTTAACCCCACGTTGGAAGAGGCCGAGATCGAAGTCGAACGCGGCGTTATTCTGCAGGAAATTGGCCAATCGCTGGACACGCCGGACGATGTGATTTTCGACTGGCTGCAAGAAGAGGCCTATCCCGACCATCCGATGGGCCGTACCATTCTTGGCCCAACCGAACGGGTGTCGCAATTCTCACGGGCCGATTTGCAGCACTTCATCGGGCAACACTACGGACCCGAACAGATGATCCTGTCTGCTGCGGGGGCGGTCGATCACGATGCGATTGTGCGCGTGGCCGAAGAGCTTTTTGGCGGCATGCAGGCCAAGCCGATGTTCGATGTGGATGCTGCACAGTTTCTGGGCGGCGAGCGGCGCCAGACCAAAGCGCTGGAGCAGGCGCATTTCGCGCTGGCCTTCGAAAGCCCCGGTTACCGGGACGATCGCATTTACACAGCACAGATCTACGCCTCCGCCTTGGGTGGCGGTATGTCGAGCCGCCTGTTTCAGGAAATCCGCGAAAATCGGGGGCTGTGTTATTCGATCTTTGCGCAGGCGGGGGCCTATGCGGATACGGGCATGACGACGATTTATGCCGGAACCAGTGCAGAGCAGCTCGGCCAACTGGCCGAGATCACAATCGACGAGATGAAACGCGCCGTGGATGACATGTCGCCTGCCGAAGTCGCACGTGCGCGTGCACAGATGAAAGCGGGTCTTTTGATGGGACTGGAAAGCCCGTCCAACCGTGCGGAGCGGCTCGCGCGTCTGGTCCAGATCTGGGACCGTGTGCCGCCGCTGGACGAAACAGTCGCGATGATTGATGCGGTGACCACCGGGGATGTGCGCGAATTTGCCCGCGAAATTGCGGAAAGCGCACCGGCAGCACTTGCCCTTTACGGACCGGTTGAGGGCGCGCCGACGCTTGCTGCATTACAGGAGCGCCGTGCAGCGTGA
- a CDS encoding GNAT family N-acetyltransferase, with the protein MLRGRRKLRIETERMTLRPPIHSDFRAWSQLRAQSMDYLTPWEPNWAEDHLSRKAFTNRVYWAQRSVSGGSALPLFLIRRQDEQLLGAITLDNIRRGPSQAGTLGYWTGEPFARQGYMREAITALVHHAFTRLDLSRIEAACLPENKASRGLLETSGFKYEGVAQSYLQIDGRWRTHVLYAALRSDRRGKTTAS; encoded by the coding sequence ATACTTCGCGGTCGTCGCAAACTCAGGATTGAGACCGAGCGGATGACACTGCGTCCGCCGATCCATTCGGACTTTCGCGCGTGGTCGCAACTGCGCGCGCAAAGCATGGATTACCTCACCCCCTGGGAGCCGAACTGGGCCGAAGACCATCTGAGCAGAAAGGCTTTCACCAATCGCGTCTACTGGGCGCAGCGGTCCGTATCGGGTGGATCCGCTTTGCCCTTGTTTCTGATCCGCAGACAGGATGAACAACTGCTTGGCGCAATCACGCTCGACAATATCCGGCGCGGGCCTTCGCAAGCCGGCACATTGGGCTATTGGACGGGTGAGCCTTTTGCCCGGCAGGGATATATGCGCGAAGCGATTACGGCGCTGGTGCACCATGCCTTCACGCGCCTTGACCTCAGTCGGATCGAAGCGGCATGCTTGCCGGAAAACAAAGCCTCGCGCGGACTGTTGGAAACTTCAGGGTTCAAATACGAGGGCGTCGCGCAAAGCTATCTGCAGATTGATGGCCGCTGGCGCACGCATGTGCTCTATGCGGCGCTGCGCTCTGACCGACGGGGCAAAACCACCGCGTCGTGA
- a CDS encoding MBL fold metallo-hydrolase, producing the protein MILRSLFIFILSAGIAQAQDLERTPSHCLALADATPGIEYIVPASLAPVDEETVRIHYIHHASFLIRSHGGLNMVTDYTGYTGTLPLIPDVVTMNHAHATHWTANPDPAIPHVLPGWGPFGEGIVHNLDLGEVLVRNVSTDIRSSFAGIETKGNSIFVFELAGLCVGHLGHLHHEPDAEQYAALGRVDIVMAPVDGGYTLDLATMTRVLKRLRSSVVIPMHWFSLFALDDFLQGMSDEFQIVEVGGPSLEMSLDRLPSRPTVMVLRPAFLSEN; encoded by the coding sequence ATGATATTGCGAAGCCTTTTTATCTTCATTCTGTCGGCCGGGATTGCGCAAGCACAGGACCTTGAGCGCACGCCGAGCCATTGTTTGGCGCTGGCCGATGCCACACCTGGCATTGAATACATCGTGCCCGCGAGCCTCGCGCCGGTCGATGAGGAAACCGTCCGAATTCACTATATCCACCACGCGAGCTTTCTGATCCGAAGCCACGGCGGGCTGAACATGGTCACGGATTACACAGGCTACACCGGTACGCTGCCGTTGATCCCCGACGTGGTAACAATGAACCATGCGCATGCCACACATTGGACCGCGAACCCAGATCCAGCGATCCCTCATGTCTTGCCCGGCTGGGGGCCGTTTGGCGAGGGCATCGTGCATAACCTCGACCTTGGGGAGGTGCTCGTGCGCAATGTCTCGACCGATATACGCTCGTCCTTTGCGGGGATCGAAACCAAAGGCAATTCGATCTTTGTCTTTGAACTGGCGGGTTTATGCGTTGGACATCTGGGGCATCTGCACCACGAACCGGATGCCGAACAATATGCGGCACTGGGGCGTGTCGATATTGTGATGGCTCCTGTCGACGGGGGCTACACCCTTGATCTGGCGACGATGACCCGCGTGTTGAAACGGCTCAGGTCCTCTGTTGTGATCCCGATGCATTGGTTTTCGCTGTTTGCACTGGATGATTTTCTGCAAGGCATGTCCGATGAATTCCAGATCGTTGAGGTGGGTGGGCCATCGCTCGAAATGTCATTGGACCGCCTGCCATCACGTCCCACGGTGATGGTGCTGCGCCCGGCCTTCCTGAGCGAAAACTAG
- a CDS encoding FAD-binding oxidoreductase has protein sequence MMHNSADSAFRQTLLDHLPDDVLRDAEPRYSEEPRGRWQGAIGLVAAPRSTDQVAQLVALAADARVPVVPYGGGTGLVGGQIMPEGPAPLVISLERMNSIRAIYPEENVLICDAGAILAQVQQAAAAAGRLFPLSLAAQGTARIGGNLATNAGGTGVLRYGNARDLCLGLEAVLPDGQIWHGLKRLRKDNTGYDLRHLLIGSEGTLGIITAASLKLSPQPAHMGTALFVVPSPQAALSLLALARARLGEMVSAFELISGQGLAFLSETLPDVRQPFDVAPAWSVLIDVGLVQGLDPQDALEELFASALSEGLVEDGIVAQSHQQAADFWAVRERIPEANKRIGSISSHDVSLPLGALPAFIDRGRALVEGLGDFRINCFGHVGDGNLHYNVFPAQGGRVSNHQNQRAEVQRRVHDLVHDMGGSVSAEHGIGRLKVDDLERYSDPAKLAAMRAIKTALDPFGIMNPGAVLNTAQMAVKQT, from the coding sequence ATGATGCATAATTCAGCCGATTCCGCGTTTCGCCAGACCTTGTTAGACCATTTGCCAGACGATGTGCTGCGCGATGCTGAACCACGCTACAGTGAGGAGCCGCGTGGCCGCTGGCAAGGCGCGATAGGTTTGGTTGCGGCGCCGCGTTCAACTGATCAGGTGGCGCAGCTGGTGGCGCTTGCGGCTGACGCGCGTGTGCCCGTTGTGCCTTACGGCGGCGGCACGGGGTTGGTGGGCGGGCAGATCATGCCTGAGGGTCCCGCGCCGCTGGTGATCTCGCTGGAGCGGATGAACAGCATTCGCGCAATCTATCCGGAGGAAAATGTTCTGATCTGTGACGCGGGCGCCATCCTTGCGCAGGTGCAGCAGGCCGCAGCAGCGGCGGGGCGGCTTTTTCCACTCTCCCTGGCGGCGCAGGGAACAGCGCGGATTGGGGGTAACCTTGCGACGAATGCCGGTGGCACGGGCGTTTTGCGCTATGGAAATGCGCGGGATCTGTGCCTTGGGCTTGAGGCCGTTTTGCCTGATGGCCAAATCTGGCACGGGTTGAAACGGCTGCGCAAGGATAACACCGGCTACGACCTGCGGCACCTGCTGATCGGTTCCGAAGGCACGCTTGGGATTATCACGGCGGCGTCTTTGAAACTGAGCCCGCAACCGGCCCATATGGGGACGGCACTATTCGTTGTGCCCTCGCCGCAGGCTGCATTGTCGCTTCTCGCGCTTGCGCGCGCGCGGCTGGGGGAAATGGTCAGCGCGTTCGAACTGATCAGCGGGCAGGGCTTGGCTTTTTTGAGCGAAACACTGCCTGATGTGCGCCAGCCCTTCGATGTCGCCCCTGCATGGTCTGTCCTGATTGACGTTGGCCTTGTGCAGGGTCTGGACCCGCAGGACGCGCTGGAGGAGCTCTTTGCCTCAGCTCTCTCCGAAGGTCTCGTTGAGGATGGCATCGTGGCACAAAGCCATCAGCAGGCTGCTGATTTCTGGGCCGTGCGCGAGCGTATTCCCGAAGCGAACAAGCGCATAGGTTCAATCTCATCGCATGATGTGTCGCTGCCTCTGGGGGCGCTGCCCGCGTTTATTGACCGGGGCAGAGCCCTTGTGGAGGGTTTGGGCGATTTCCGCATCAATTGCTTTGGACATGTGGGGGACGGAAACCTGCATTATAATGTGTTCCCGGCGCAGGGGGGCCGCGTATCGAACCACCAAAACCAGCGCGCAGAGGTGCAGCGCAGGGTCCATGATCTGGTGCACGACATGGGTGGTTCGGTCAGCGCGGAACACGGGATTGGGCGGCTGAAGGTCGATGATCTGGAACGCTACAGCGACCCGGCCAAACTGGCGGCGATGCGTGCGATTAAAACAGCGCTCGACCCTTTTGGCATCATGAATCCGGGCGCTGTCTTGAACACGGCGCAGATGGCAGTGAAACAGACATAA
- a CDS encoding YHS domain-containing (seleno)protein — protein MSFTRRQVLLGGAALPIAALAISSHRVGAGEGNIYSEAGVAVDGSDVVAYFTDGAPTKGRSDITHDWMGVTWRFANEENRIAFAADPATYAPQYGGFCAYAVSKGYTASTVPEAWKIVDGKLYLNYSRRIQRKWERDVAGNIAAGDANWPTLVG, from the coding sequence ATGTCATTCACACGCAGACAGGTTTTACTTGGCGGTGCAGCACTGCCCATCGCAGCGCTGGCGATCAGCAGTCACCGGGTTGGCGCAGGTGAAGGCAACATCTATTCCGAGGCCGGTGTTGCTGTGGATGGCAGCGACGTGGTTGCCTATTTTACCGATGGCGCGCCAACCAAGGGCCGTTCGGACATCACCCATGACTGGATGGGCGTCACATGGCGCTTTGCTAATGAAGAAAACCGGATTGCTTTTGCCGCCGATCCGGCCACTTATGCCCCGCAATACGGCGGCTTTTGCGCCTATGCCGTCAGCAAAGGCTACACCGCCTCAACCGTACCCGAGGCGTGGAAGATTGTGGATGGCAAGTTATACCTTAACTATTCACGCCGTATTCAACGCAAATGGGAACGTGACGTGGCCGGTAACATCGCCGCAGGGGATGCGAACTGGCCGACGCTTGTTGGCTGA
- a CDS encoding adenine phosphoribosyltransferase — MKTVQDYIRTIVDFPHEGIMFRDVTTLFADPRGFRIAIDQMLHPYAGLQIDKVVGLEARGFILGGAIAHQLSKGFVPIRKKGKLPGKTISEAYTLEYGEAIVEIHDDAIQPGEKVLVVDDLLATGGTAEAGIKLIKRLGGEIISTSFIIDLPDLGGRARLEAMGVEVNALCAYEGL; from the coding sequence ATGAAAACCGTACAAGATTACATCCGCACCATCGTCGATTTTCCCCATGAGGGCATCATGTTCCGCGATGTGACCACGCTTTTCGCGGATCCGCGCGGGTTTCGCATCGCGATTGATCAGATGTTGCACCCCTATGCCGGGTTGCAGATTGATAAGGTTGTGGGGCTGGAGGCACGCGGGTTTATTCTCGGTGGCGCCATCGCGCATCAACTGTCCAAGGGGTTCGTCCCGATCCGCAAGAAAGGTAAGTTGCCGGGGAAAACCATCAGCGAAGCCTATACGCTGGAATATGGCGAGGCGATTGTCGAAATCCACGATGATGCCATTCAACCGGGCGAAAAGGTGCTGGTGGTCGATGATCTGCTGGCCACGGGCGGCACCGCCGAAGCGGGCATCAAGCTGATCAAGCGGTTGGGAGGGGAGATCATCTCCACCTCCTTCATCATTGACCTGCCCGATCTTGGCGGGCGCGCGCGGCTTGAGGCCATGGGCGTGGAAGTCAACGCGCTCTGCGCCTATGAGGGGTTGTGA
- a CDS encoding LysE family translocator: MPLDLWLTFVAASTALLLIPGPTVLLVLSYALSKGRSVAVASAAGVAFGDLIAMTASLLGLGALVLASATAFTILKWVGAAYLVWLGIKLIRSAPTDGLTPARDVTANGVFGHTAMVTALNPKSIAFFIAFVPQFIRPEAALLPQFAILIATFVTLAALNALAYALLADRLRRVIARPSVLTWITRAGGATLIGMGVLTATLRRAVTRETL, encoded by the coding sequence ATGCCTCTCGACCTCTGGCTGACCTTTGTTGCAGCCTCCACCGCGCTCCTGCTGATCCCCGGCCCGACTGTGCTTTTGGTACTCAGCTATGCGCTGTCCAAAGGGCGGTCGGTCGCGGTGGCCTCGGCAGCAGGCGTTGCTTTCGGCGACCTCATTGCGATGACTGCTTCTCTGCTGGGTCTTGGCGCGCTCGTGCTGGCCTCTGCGACGGCTTTTACGATCCTTAAATGGGTCGGTGCCGCCTATCTGGTCTGGCTGGGTATCAAGCTGATCCGCTCTGCCCCCACAGACGGATTGACCCCCGCACGCGATGTGACCGCGAATGGTGTGTTTGGGCACACGGCCATGGTCACGGCGCTCAACCCGAAATCCATCGCCTTTTTCATCGCCTTCGTGCCACAGTTCATCCGACCTGAAGCAGCACTCTTGCCGCAATTCGCGATCCTGATCGCAACTTTCGTCACCCTTGCTGCCCTCAACGCGCTGGCCTACGCGCTTTTGGCGGATCGATTGCGCCGTGTCATCGCCAGACCCTCCGTTCTGACATGGATCACCCGCGCAGGCGGGGCCACCTTGATTGGCATGGGCGTGCTGACCGCAACCCTGCGCCGCGCAGTAACCAGAGAGACATTATGA